One stretch of Oncorhynchus keta strain PuntledgeMale-10-30-2019 chromosome 16, Oket_V2, whole genome shotgun sequence DNA includes these proteins:
- the LOC118395523 gene encoding butyrophilin subfamily 1 member A1-like isoform X5 — protein sequence MFTTFGNRGTMHLGLCLRVLILVALTVPIRAAQPAQETFTLTVPNGPTSTLSGSSVSLLCQVSPLFNVEPLEVRWYHSSNIHSPALLYKDHKIQETPVVPRYRGRVSLTGGMERGNVSLTLERVTLEDRGEYVCQVSSEQWYEKASVFLTVNVTGREPVLSVAEARGGGGGQVNVTCSSEGWSPQPKLTWRNKDGAEIRNEQEVLNTSDPQGLVSVSSWLLYACSYSDWLACTVSLSEEAKREGRILPHIYTAPTAVPGVYKEALIVTLILSLVIICALCSVILCKRRGSMWSSSQKSRNRSDQAELGQRPADQTELGKGPAETEHLIKGAENTVQTPTEQRAAGEEFNLEAAENTVQTPTEQRAAGNDVHLKGSENTVQTPTEQSAAGNDVHLEGAENTVQTPTEQRAAGHYVHLEGAENTVQTPTEQRAAGEEFNLEGAENTVQTPTEQRAAGKDVHLKGSENTVQTPTEQRAAGKDVHLEGAENTVQTPTEQRAAGEELNLNDWHHVKIFKVNILLDEKNAHPAIRINKGKRAHYVKEKDTEKPSRTHLHVFSEERFSSGQHYWEVKVKDGTTEKLSWYVGVARENVDKRPAVPLTPQNGFWILSYDKEQGFHVNTDPQPPITVAKLTIVGVFLDCDRHTLSFYNVDTKSLLYTFTDVKTSNYFPLLSPGRCDKIPIKIN from the exons ATGTTTACGACCTTTGGAAATCGAGGCACCATGCACTTAG GGTTGTGTCTGAGGGTGCTGATACTGGTTGCTCTCACAGTTCCCATCAGAGCAGCTCAACCTG CCCAGGAGACATTCACCTTAACTGTCCCTAATGGTCCAACCTCGACCCTGTCTGGCTCCTCGGTCTCTCTACTCTGTCAAGTTTCACCTCTCTTCAATGTGGAGCCATTGGAGGTGCGCTGGTATCATTCCAGTAACATTCACAGTCCTGCCTTGTTGTACAAAGATCACAAGATCCAGGAGACCCCTGTTGTCCCCCGGTACAGGGGCCGGGTGTCTCTAActggggggatggagagagggaacgtTTCCCTGACACTGGAGAGGGTCACACTGGAAGACAGGGGGGAGTATGTGTGTCAAGTCAGCAGTGAACAGTGGTATGAAAAGGCCAGTGTCTTCCTCACAGTGAATG TAACAGGTAGAGAACCAGTTCTCTCTGTAGCTGaagcaagaggaggaggaggaggtcaggtGAACGTTACCTGTTCATCAGAGGGATGGTCACCACAACCTAAACTCACCTGGAGAAACAAAGATGGAGCAGAGATCAGAAATGAACAAGAAGTGCTCAACACTTCTG ATCCCCAGGGCTTGGTGAGTGTCAGTAGTTGGCTGCTGTATGCTTGCTCATACTCCGATTGGCTCGCCtgtacagtctctctgtctgaggaGGCGAAGAGAGAGGGCAGAATTCTGCCACATATATACACAGCTCCTACAGCTGTACCTG GAGTCTACAAAGAGGCCTTAATTGTGACTCTGATCCTGTCTCTGGTCATcatctgtgctctgtgctctgtcaTCCTGTGCAAACGAAGAG GGTCCATGTGGTCTTCATCCCAAAAGTCCAGAAACCGTTCCG ATCAAGCTGAGCTGGGACAGAGGCCGGCAG ATCAAACTGAGCTAGGAAAGGGGCCGGCAG AGACAGAACACCTAATTAAAG GGGCAGAAAACACAGTGCAGACACCTACTGAACAGAGAGCAGCTGGTGAAGAATTCAATCTGGAAG CGGCAGAAAACACAGTGCAGACACCTACTGAACAGAGAGCAGCTGGAAATGATGTTCATCTGAAAG GGTCAGAAAACACAGTGCAGACACCTACTGAACAGAGTGCAGCTGGAAATGATGTTCATCTGGAAG GGGCAGAAAACACAGTGCAGACACCTACTGAACAGAGAGCAGCTGGACATTATGTTCATCTGGAAG GGGCAGAAAACACAGTGCAGACACCTACTGAACAGAGAGCAGCTGGTGAAGAATTCAATCTGGAAG GGGCAGAAAACACAGTGCAGACACCTACTGAACAGAGAGCAGCTGGAAAAGATGTTCATCTGAAAG GGTCAGAAAACACAGTGCAGACACCTACTGAACAGAGAGCAGCTGGAAAAGATGTTCATCTGGAAG GGGCAGAAAACACAGTGCAGACACCTACTGAACAGAGAGCAGCTGGTGAAGAACTTAATCTGAACG ATTGGCACCACGTGAAAATATTCAAAG TGAACATCCTTCTGGATGAAAAGAATGCGCACCCTGCTATTAGAATCAATAAAGGAAAGCGGGCTCATTACGTTAAAGAAAAAGATACAGAGAAACCCTCTAGAACGCATCTCCATGTGTTTTCTGAAGAGAGATTCAGTTCAGGACAACACTactgggaagtgaaggtaaaggaCGGAACAACAGAAAAACTGTCATGGTATGTTGGTGTGGCCAGAGAAAATGTTGACAAAAGACCTGCTGTTCCTTTAACTCCACAGAATGGATTTTGGATTCTTTCTTATGATAAAGAACAAGGTTTCCATGTCAATACCGACCCTCAACCACCAATAACTGTGGCAAAGCTCACTATTGTGGGAGTGTTTCTAGACTGTGACAGACACACTCTGTCTTTTTATAATGTTGATACAAAGTCACTTCTTTACACTTTTACTGATGTGAAGACATCCAACTACTTTCCTCTGCTCAGCCCGGGACGATGTGACAAAATCCCAATTAAAATAAATTGA
- the LOC118395523 gene encoding butyrophilin subfamily 1 member A1-like isoform X6: MFTTFGNRGTMHLGLCLRVLILVALTVPIRAAQPAQETFTLTVPNGPTSTLSGSSVSLLCQVSPLFNVEPLEVRWYHSSNIHSPALLYKDHKIQETPVVPRYRGRVSLTGGMERGNVSLTLERVTLEDRGEYVCQVSSEQWYEKASVFLTVNVTGREPVLSVAEARGGGGGQVNVTCSSEGWSPQPKLTWRNKDGAEIRNEQEVLNTSDPQGLVSVSSWLLYACSYSDWLACTVSLSEEAKREGRILPHIYTAPTAVPGVYKEALIVTLILSLVIICALCSVILCKRRGSMWSSSQKSRNRSDQAELGQRPADQTELGKGPAETEHLIKGAENTVQTPTEQRAAGEEFNLEAAENTVQTPTEQRAAGNDVHLKGSENTVQTPTEQSAAGNDVHLEGAENTVQTPTEQSAAGNDVHLEGAENTVQTPTEQRAAGHYVHLEGAENTVQTPTEQRAAGEEFNLEGAENTVQTPTEQRAAGKDVHLKGAENTVQTPTEQRAAGEELNLNDWHHVKIFKVNILLDEKNAHPAIRINKGKRAHYVKEKDTEKPSRTHLHVFSEERFSSGQHYWEVKVKDGTTEKLSWYVGVARENVDKRPAVPLTPQNGFWILSYDKEQGFHVNTDPQPPITVAKLTIVGVFLDCDRHTLSFYNVDTKSLLYTFTDVKTSNYFPLLSPGRCDKIPIKIN; encoded by the exons ATGTTTACGACCTTTGGAAATCGAGGCACCATGCACTTAG GGTTGTGTCTGAGGGTGCTGATACTGGTTGCTCTCACAGTTCCCATCAGAGCAGCTCAACCTG CCCAGGAGACATTCACCTTAACTGTCCCTAATGGTCCAACCTCGACCCTGTCTGGCTCCTCGGTCTCTCTACTCTGTCAAGTTTCACCTCTCTTCAATGTGGAGCCATTGGAGGTGCGCTGGTATCATTCCAGTAACATTCACAGTCCTGCCTTGTTGTACAAAGATCACAAGATCCAGGAGACCCCTGTTGTCCCCCGGTACAGGGGCCGGGTGTCTCTAActggggggatggagagagggaacgtTTCCCTGACACTGGAGAGGGTCACACTGGAAGACAGGGGGGAGTATGTGTGTCAAGTCAGCAGTGAACAGTGGTATGAAAAGGCCAGTGTCTTCCTCACAGTGAATG TAACAGGTAGAGAACCAGTTCTCTCTGTAGCTGaagcaagaggaggaggaggaggtcaggtGAACGTTACCTGTTCATCAGAGGGATGGTCACCACAACCTAAACTCACCTGGAGAAACAAAGATGGAGCAGAGATCAGAAATGAACAAGAAGTGCTCAACACTTCTG ATCCCCAGGGCTTGGTGAGTGTCAGTAGTTGGCTGCTGTATGCTTGCTCATACTCCGATTGGCTCGCCtgtacagtctctctgtctgaggaGGCGAAGAGAGAGGGCAGAATTCTGCCACATATATACACAGCTCCTACAGCTGTACCTG GAGTCTACAAAGAGGCCTTAATTGTGACTCTGATCCTGTCTCTGGTCATcatctgtgctctgtgctctgtcaTCCTGTGCAAACGAAGAG GGTCCATGTGGTCTTCATCCCAAAAGTCCAGAAACCGTTCCG ATCAAGCTGAGCTGGGACAGAGGCCGGCAG ATCAAACTGAGCTAGGAAAGGGGCCGGCAG AGACAGAACACCTAATTAAAG GGGCAGAAAACACAGTGCAGACACCTACTGAACAGAGAGCAGCTGGTGAAGAATTCAATCTGGAAG CGGCAGAAAACACAGTGCAGACACCTACTGAACAGAGAGCAGCTGGAAATGATGTTCATCTGAAAG GGTCAGAAAACACAGTGCAGACACCTACTGAACAGAGTGCAGCTGGAAATGATGTTCATCTGGAAG GGGCAGAAAACACAGTGCAGACACCTACTGAACAGAGTGCAGCTGGAAATGATGTTCATCTGGAAG GGGCAGAAAACACAGTGCAGACACCTACTGAACAGAGAGCAGCTGGACATTATGTTCATCTGGAAG GGGCAGAAAACACAGTGCAGACACCTACTGAACAGAGAGCAGCTGGTGAAGAATTCAATCTGGAAG GGGCAGAAAACACAGTGCAGACACCTACTGAACAGAGAGCAGCTGGAAAAGATGTTCATCTGAAAG GGGCAGAAAACACAGTGCAGACACCTACTGAACAGAGAGCAGCTGGTGAAGAACTTAATCTGAACG ATTGGCACCACGTGAAAATATTCAAAG TGAACATCCTTCTGGATGAAAAGAATGCGCACCCTGCTATTAGAATCAATAAAGGAAAGCGGGCTCATTACGTTAAAGAAAAAGATACAGAGAAACCCTCTAGAACGCATCTCCATGTGTTTTCTGAAGAGAGATTCAGTTCAGGACAACACTactgggaagtgaaggtaaaggaCGGAACAACAGAAAAACTGTCATGGTATGTTGGTGTGGCCAGAGAAAATGTTGACAAAAGACCTGCTGTTCCTTTAACTCCACAGAATGGATTTTGGATTCTTTCTTATGATAAAGAACAAGGTTTCCATGTCAATACCGACCCTCAACCACCAATAACTGTGGCAAAGCTCACTATTGTGGGAGTGTTTCTAGACTGTGACAGACACACTCTGTCTTTTTATAATGTTGATACAAAGTCACTTCTTTACACTTTTACTGATGTGAAGACATCCAACTACTTTCCTCTGCTCAGCCCGGGACGATGTGACAAAATCCCAATTAAAATAAATTGA
- the LOC118395523 gene encoding butyrophilin subfamily 1 member A1-like isoform X48, whose product MFTTFGNRGTMHLGLCLRVLILVALTVPIRAAQPAQETFTLTVPNGPTSTLSGSSVSLLCQVSPLFNVEPLEVRWYHSSNIHSPALLYKDHKIQETPVVPRYRGRVSLTGGMERGNVSLTLERVTLEDRGEYVCQVSSEQWYEKASVFLTVNVTGREPVLSVAEARGGGGGQVNVTCSSEGWSPQPKLTWRNKDGAEIRNEQEVLNTSDPQGLVSVSSWLLYACSYSDWLACTVSLSEEAKREGRILPHIYTAPTAVPGVYKEALIVTLILSLVIICALCSVILCKRRGSMWSSSQKSRNRSDQAELGQRPADQTELGKGPAETEHLIKGAENTVQTPTEQSAAGNDVHLEGAENTVQTPTEQRAAGEELNLNDWHHVKIFKVNILLDEKNAHPAIRINKGKRAHYVKEKDTEKPSRTHLHVFSEERFSSGQHYWEVKVKDGTTEKLSWYVGVARENVDKRPAVPLTPQNGFWILSYDKEQGFHVNTDPQPPITVAKLTIVGVFLDCDRHTLSFYNVDTKSLLYTFTDVKTSNYFPLLSPGRCDKIPIKIN is encoded by the exons ATGTTTACGACCTTTGGAAATCGAGGCACCATGCACTTAG GGTTGTGTCTGAGGGTGCTGATACTGGTTGCTCTCACAGTTCCCATCAGAGCAGCTCAACCTG CCCAGGAGACATTCACCTTAACTGTCCCTAATGGTCCAACCTCGACCCTGTCTGGCTCCTCGGTCTCTCTACTCTGTCAAGTTTCACCTCTCTTCAATGTGGAGCCATTGGAGGTGCGCTGGTATCATTCCAGTAACATTCACAGTCCTGCCTTGTTGTACAAAGATCACAAGATCCAGGAGACCCCTGTTGTCCCCCGGTACAGGGGCCGGGTGTCTCTAActggggggatggagagagggaacgtTTCCCTGACACTGGAGAGGGTCACACTGGAAGACAGGGGGGAGTATGTGTGTCAAGTCAGCAGTGAACAGTGGTATGAAAAGGCCAGTGTCTTCCTCACAGTGAATG TAACAGGTAGAGAACCAGTTCTCTCTGTAGCTGaagcaagaggaggaggaggaggtcaggtGAACGTTACCTGTTCATCAGAGGGATGGTCACCACAACCTAAACTCACCTGGAGAAACAAAGATGGAGCAGAGATCAGAAATGAACAAGAAGTGCTCAACACTTCTG ATCCCCAGGGCTTGGTGAGTGTCAGTAGTTGGCTGCTGTATGCTTGCTCATACTCCGATTGGCTCGCCtgtacagtctctctgtctgaggaGGCGAAGAGAGAGGGCAGAATTCTGCCACATATATACACAGCTCCTACAGCTGTACCTG GAGTCTACAAAGAGGCCTTAATTGTGACTCTGATCCTGTCTCTGGTCATcatctgtgctctgtgctctgtcaTCCTGTGCAAACGAAGAG GGTCCATGTGGTCTTCATCCCAAAAGTCCAGAAACCGTTCCG ATCAAGCTGAGCTGGGACAGAGGCCGGCAG ATCAAACTGAGCTAGGAAAGGGGCCGGCAG AGACAGAACACCTAATTAAAG GGGCAGAAAACACAGTGCAGACACCTACTGAACAGAGTGCAGCTGGAAATGATGTTCATCTGGAAG GGGCAGAAAACACAGTGCAGACACCTACTGAACAGAGAGCAGCTGGTGAAGAACTTAATCTGAACG ATTGGCACCACGTGAAAATATTCAAAG TGAACATCCTTCTGGATGAAAAGAATGCGCACCCTGCTATTAGAATCAATAAAGGAAAGCGGGCTCATTACGTTAAAGAAAAAGATACAGAGAAACCCTCTAGAACGCATCTCCATGTGTTTTCTGAAGAGAGATTCAGTTCAGGACAACACTactgggaagtgaaggtaaaggaCGGAACAACAGAAAAACTGTCATGGTATGTTGGTGTGGCCAGAGAAAATGTTGACAAAAGACCTGCTGTTCCTTTAACTCCACAGAATGGATTTTGGATTCTTTCTTATGATAAAGAACAAGGTTTCCATGTCAATACCGACCCTCAACCACCAATAACTGTGGCAAAGCTCACTATTGTGGGAGTGTTTCTAGACTGTGACAGACACACTCTGTCTTTTTATAATGTTGATACAAAGTCACTTCTTTACACTTTTACTGATGTGAAGACATCCAACTACTTTCCTCTGCTCAGCCCGGGACGATGTGACAAAATCCCAATTAAAATAAATTGA
- the LOC118395523 gene encoding butyrophilin subfamily 1 member A1-like isoform X20 → MFTTFGNRGTMHLGLCLRVLILVALTVPIRAAQPAQETFTLTVPNGPTSTLSGSSVSLLCQVSPLFNVEPLEVRWYHSSNIHSPALLYKDHKIQETPVVPRYRGRVSLTGGMERGNVSLTLERVTLEDRGEYVCQVSSEQWYEKASVFLTVNVTGREPVLSVAEARGGGGGQVNVTCSSEGWSPQPKLTWRNKDGAEIRNEQEVLNTSDPQGLVSVSSWLLYACSYSDWLACTVSLSEEAKREGRILPHIYTAPTAVPGVYKEALIVTLILSLVIICALCSVILCKRRGSMWSSSQKSRNRSDQAELGQRPADQTELGKGPAETEHLIKGAENTVQTPTEQRAAGEEFNLEAAENTVQTPTEQRAAGNDVHLKGSENTVQTPTEQSAAGNDVHLEGAENTVQTPTEQSAAGNDVHLEGAENTVQTPTEQRAAGKDVHLKGAENTVQTPTEQRAAGEELNLNDWHHVKIFKVNILLDEKNAHPAIRINKGKRAHYVKEKDTEKPSRTHLHVFSEERFSSGQHYWEVKVKDGTTEKLSWYVGVARENVDKRPAVPLTPQNGFWILSYDKEQGFHVNTDPQPPITVAKLTIVGVFLDCDRHTLSFYNVDTKSLLYTFTDVKTSNYFPLLSPGRCDKIPIKIN, encoded by the exons ATGTTTACGACCTTTGGAAATCGAGGCACCATGCACTTAG GGTTGTGTCTGAGGGTGCTGATACTGGTTGCTCTCACAGTTCCCATCAGAGCAGCTCAACCTG CCCAGGAGACATTCACCTTAACTGTCCCTAATGGTCCAACCTCGACCCTGTCTGGCTCCTCGGTCTCTCTACTCTGTCAAGTTTCACCTCTCTTCAATGTGGAGCCATTGGAGGTGCGCTGGTATCATTCCAGTAACATTCACAGTCCTGCCTTGTTGTACAAAGATCACAAGATCCAGGAGACCCCTGTTGTCCCCCGGTACAGGGGCCGGGTGTCTCTAActggggggatggagagagggaacgtTTCCCTGACACTGGAGAGGGTCACACTGGAAGACAGGGGGGAGTATGTGTGTCAAGTCAGCAGTGAACAGTGGTATGAAAAGGCCAGTGTCTTCCTCACAGTGAATG TAACAGGTAGAGAACCAGTTCTCTCTGTAGCTGaagcaagaggaggaggaggaggtcaggtGAACGTTACCTGTTCATCAGAGGGATGGTCACCACAACCTAAACTCACCTGGAGAAACAAAGATGGAGCAGAGATCAGAAATGAACAAGAAGTGCTCAACACTTCTG ATCCCCAGGGCTTGGTGAGTGTCAGTAGTTGGCTGCTGTATGCTTGCTCATACTCCGATTGGCTCGCCtgtacagtctctctgtctgaggaGGCGAAGAGAGAGGGCAGAATTCTGCCACATATATACACAGCTCCTACAGCTGTACCTG GAGTCTACAAAGAGGCCTTAATTGTGACTCTGATCCTGTCTCTGGTCATcatctgtgctctgtgctctgtcaTCCTGTGCAAACGAAGAG GGTCCATGTGGTCTTCATCCCAAAAGTCCAGAAACCGTTCCG ATCAAGCTGAGCTGGGACAGAGGCCGGCAG ATCAAACTGAGCTAGGAAAGGGGCCGGCAG AGACAGAACACCTAATTAAAG GGGCAGAAAACACAGTGCAGACACCTACTGAACAGAGAGCAGCTGGTGAAGAATTCAATCTGGAAG CGGCAGAAAACACAGTGCAGACACCTACTGAACAGAGAGCAGCTGGAAATGATGTTCATCTGAAAG GGTCAGAAAACACAGTGCAGACACCTACTGAACAGAGTGCAGCTGGAAATGATGTTCATCTGGAAG GGGCAGAAAACACAGTGCAGACACCTACTGAACAGAGTGCAGCTGGAAATGATGTTCATCTGGAAG GGGCAGAAAACACAGTGCAGACACCTACTGAACAGAGAGCAGCTGGAAAAGATGTTCATCTGAAAG GGGCAGAAAACACAGTGCAGACACCTACTGAACAGAGAGCAGCTGGTGAAGAACTTAATCTGAACG ATTGGCACCACGTGAAAATATTCAAAG TGAACATCCTTCTGGATGAAAAGAATGCGCACCCTGCTATTAGAATCAATAAAGGAAAGCGGGCTCATTACGTTAAAGAAAAAGATACAGAGAAACCCTCTAGAACGCATCTCCATGTGTTTTCTGAAGAGAGATTCAGTTCAGGACAACACTactgggaagtgaaggtaaaggaCGGAACAACAGAAAAACTGTCATGGTATGTTGGTGTGGCCAGAGAAAATGTTGACAAAAGACCTGCTGTTCCTTTAACTCCACAGAATGGATTTTGGATTCTTTCTTATGATAAAGAACAAGGTTTCCATGTCAATACCGACCCTCAACCACCAATAACTGTGGCAAAGCTCACTATTGTGGGAGTGTTTCTAGACTGTGACAGACACACTCTGTCTTTTTATAATGTTGATACAAAGTCACTTCTTTACACTTTTACTGATGTGAAGACATCCAACTACTTTCCTCTGCTCAGCCCGGGACGATGTGACAAAATCCCAATTAAAATAAATTGA
- the LOC118395523 gene encoding butyrophilin subfamily 1 member A1-like isoform X22, translating to MFTTFGNRGTMHLGLCLRVLILVALTVPIRAAQPAQETFTLTVPNGPTSTLSGSSVSLLCQVSPLFNVEPLEVRWYHSSNIHSPALLYKDHKIQETPVVPRYRGRVSLTGGMERGNVSLTLERVTLEDRGEYVCQVSSEQWYEKASVFLTVNVTGREPVLSVAEARGGGGGQVNVTCSSEGWSPQPKLTWRNKDGAEIRNEQEVLNTSDPQGLVSVSSWLLYACSYSDWLACTVSLSEEAKREGRILPHIYTAPTAVPGVYKEALIVTLILSLVIICALCSVILCKRRGSMWSSSQKSRNRSDQAELGQRPADQTELGKGPAETEHLIKGAENTVQTPTEQRAAGEEFNLEAAENTVQTPTEQRAAGNDVHLKGAENTVQTPTEQSAAGNDVHLEGAENTVQTPTEQRAAGKDVHLKGSENTVQTPTEQRAAGKDVHLEGAENTVQTPTEQRAAGEELNLNDWHHVKIFKVNILLDEKNAHPAIRINKGKRAHYVKEKDTEKPSRTHLHVFSEERFSSGQHYWEVKVKDGTTEKLSWYVGVARENVDKRPAVPLTPQNGFWILSYDKEQGFHVNTDPQPPITVAKLTIVGVFLDCDRHTLSFYNVDTKSLLYTFTDVKTSNYFPLLSPGRCDKIPIKIN from the exons ATGTTTACGACCTTTGGAAATCGAGGCACCATGCACTTAG GGTTGTGTCTGAGGGTGCTGATACTGGTTGCTCTCACAGTTCCCATCAGAGCAGCTCAACCTG CCCAGGAGACATTCACCTTAACTGTCCCTAATGGTCCAACCTCGACCCTGTCTGGCTCCTCGGTCTCTCTACTCTGTCAAGTTTCACCTCTCTTCAATGTGGAGCCATTGGAGGTGCGCTGGTATCATTCCAGTAACATTCACAGTCCTGCCTTGTTGTACAAAGATCACAAGATCCAGGAGACCCCTGTTGTCCCCCGGTACAGGGGCCGGGTGTCTCTAActggggggatggagagagggaacgtTTCCCTGACACTGGAGAGGGTCACACTGGAAGACAGGGGGGAGTATGTGTGTCAAGTCAGCAGTGAACAGTGGTATGAAAAGGCCAGTGTCTTCCTCACAGTGAATG TAACAGGTAGAGAACCAGTTCTCTCTGTAGCTGaagcaagaggaggaggaggaggtcaggtGAACGTTACCTGTTCATCAGAGGGATGGTCACCACAACCTAAACTCACCTGGAGAAACAAAGATGGAGCAGAGATCAGAAATGAACAAGAAGTGCTCAACACTTCTG ATCCCCAGGGCTTGGTGAGTGTCAGTAGTTGGCTGCTGTATGCTTGCTCATACTCCGATTGGCTCGCCtgtacagtctctctgtctgaggaGGCGAAGAGAGAGGGCAGAATTCTGCCACATATATACACAGCTCCTACAGCTGTACCTG GAGTCTACAAAGAGGCCTTAATTGTGACTCTGATCCTGTCTCTGGTCATcatctgtgctctgtgctctgtcaTCCTGTGCAAACGAAGAG GGTCCATGTGGTCTTCATCCCAAAAGTCCAGAAACCGTTCCG ATCAAGCTGAGCTGGGACAGAGGCCGGCAG ATCAAACTGAGCTAGGAAAGGGGCCGGCAG AGACAGAACACCTAATTAAAG GGGCAGAAAACACAGTGCAGACACCTACTGAACAGAGAGCAGCTGGTGAAGAATTCAATCTGGAAG CGGCAGAAAACACAGTGCAGACACCTACTGAACAGAGAGCAGCTGGAAATGATGTTCATCTGAAAG GGGCAGAAAACACAGTGCAGACACCTACTGAACAGAGTGCAGCTGGAAATGATGTTCATCTGGAAG GGGCAGAAAACACAGTGCAGACACCTACTGAACAGAGAGCAGCTGGAAAAGATGTTCATCTGAAAG GGTCAGAAAACACAGTGCAGACACCTACTGAACAGAGAGCAGCTGGAAAAGATGTTCATCTGGAAG GGGCAGAAAACACAGTGCAGACACCTACTGAACAGAGAGCAGCTGGTGAAGAACTTAATCTGAACG ATTGGCACCACGTGAAAATATTCAAAG TGAACATCCTTCTGGATGAAAAGAATGCGCACCCTGCTATTAGAATCAATAAAGGAAAGCGGGCTCATTACGTTAAAGAAAAAGATACAGAGAAACCCTCTAGAACGCATCTCCATGTGTTTTCTGAAGAGAGATTCAGTTCAGGACAACACTactgggaagtgaaggtaaaggaCGGAACAACAGAAAAACTGTCATGGTATGTTGGTGTGGCCAGAGAAAATGTTGACAAAAGACCTGCTGTTCCTTTAACTCCACAGAATGGATTTTGGATTCTTTCTTATGATAAAGAACAAGGTTTCCATGTCAATACCGACCCTCAACCACCAATAACTGTGGCAAAGCTCACTATTGTGGGAGTGTTTCTAGACTGTGACAGACACACTCTGTCTTTTTATAATGTTGATACAAAGTCACTTCTTTACACTTTTACTGATGTGAAGACATCCAACTACTTTCCTCTGCTCAGCCCGGGACGATGTGACAAAATCCCAATTAAAATAAATTGA